The Citrus sinensis cultivar Valencia sweet orange chromosome 4, DVS_A1.0, whole genome shotgun sequence DNA segment gctttttctctcttcctctttctctgTGTCTCTGGTAACTCTGACTAGGGTTTGAATGGGAGGGGGTCTTATTTATTGTACCGAAATCAATGTTACTTTCTTAATTGGCCGCTTCTTGTTCAGACTTTTTCAGACTTCCcttctttgaaatttatttggtAGCTGCTCAAATTTGTGTTGTGCGATTTTTGTTACTACATATTTTCACTATTTTGTTAGGTCTATAACCTTAGTAACTGTACTGTAGTGGGTCTGCTTGGGTCTGCCTCCTCGGTTAGCACAGACGCTTACTTTGTTTCATTCCTTCTGGGAGGATTGGGGCTTTCGAAGGAATATCTTTGGGACTGCTGTTAAGTTTCTTAAATTGTAAGTTTCAGACTTTCTGTTCTTTTGGGGTAAAACTTCTTTGTgaagtgataatttaatatgtgtCTGGGAATTagatagttttttttttttccttttactttGTGttatgcttttctttttcatatccTCCCTTTAAGTGTCTTTGATCTTGGGGCTAATCTGATCTAGCCACTTGGGCTTTTTAGCGGTTGTCAATTTTAAAGGTTCCAATTCCCTTTAGTGAATTTCTATTGATTGCTTGCTGGTTGTTCAACCACAATTGTGAGAGAAAGCCATCTATTGTTGGTCACTTCTGCTGTTCTTGTTAAGGAGAGATGGATATGAGTGACAAGGATAAATTTGTGTTAGAAAAGAGGAATGATAATCCTATGGACTATCATTCACCTAATATGTCTTCAGACTGGCAATTTAGCGGTGCCAATCTTGCAAATGCGGCTCTAAATTTGGTTCCCACTGGTAATCCACTGGGAGTTGGTTCCTCTTCATGTTCTTCTGCTCCAATGGTGGATTCATTTAACCAAACCATTTGGGACCATCCTACCAACTCGCAGAGTTTGGGGTATTGTAATATTGATGCCCAACACAATGCAAGCTCTTCAAATGCTTTAGGAATTAGAAAAGGAAGTTCTGCCTCTTTGAGAAGTTGTATTGATAGACCACTTGATATTGGATGGAATCCAGCTAGTTCAATGATAAAAGGAGGCATTTTCTTACCAAATGCCCCTGGAATGTTCCCGCAAAGCTTATCTCAGTTCCCGGCTGATTCTGCATTCATAGAGCGAGCGGCCAGATTTTCTTCCTTCAGTGGTGGGAATTTTTGTGATATGATGAACACTTTTGGCACTCCTGAACCGACAGGCCTTTATTCTAGGGGTAGGGGGATGATGCAAGGGCCACAAGAAGTGTTTGCCGGTAATGGGTTGAAATCACTGTCTCGCGGTCAGTCTCAGAAGAATGAGATGAATGTGGCTGAAGTTTCTAAAGATGCTTCATTGTCTGTTGAACATGGAGCTAGTAATGGGAGCACACtaaagaatgaaagaaaaggTGAGAGCCTAGTGAATTCTCATGGAGAAGCAAAACAAGGTGTTGGTGCGTCTGGTGGTGACTCTGATGAAGCTGAGTTCAGTGGAGGTGGTGGTCAAGATGAGCCATCTGCGGTAGAGGGAACCGGTGGGGAACCTTCTGCTAAGGGTCTatcttcaaagaaaagaaaaaggaatggCCAGGTAGAAACCATTTTTTccatcctttaaaaaaaaatcttttcaatTGTAACTtgtctctgtttttttttttttttcccttttttcacattttttaattattatttatttatttatatatttttttgggggggggggtttgGTGGTAGGATATTGAGTTTGATCAAGCCAAGGGAGGCCAGTCATCAGGTGAAGCTGCAAAGGACAACACTGAAAATCAACGGAAGGGAGATCATAAGCCATCCTCAACTGGAAATAAGTCTGCTGGAAAACAGGGAAAACAGGGATCTCAAACTTCAGATCCACcaaaagaagaatatattCATGTCAGAGCTCGAAGAGGCCAGGCAACAAATAGCCATAGTCTTGCTGAAAGAGTAAGGATTTTACATGGAgccctttcttttttcatttttcttttagtattTCTATTTTTGTGAGCAAGTGTCTGGTTAAAAAAGTTTATAGTCTTGTGCAGAAATTGTAATTCGTTAATTTTGACTACAGGTGAGAAGGGAAAAGATCAGTGAGAGGATGAAATTTCTTCAAGATCTCGTGCCTGGTTGTAGCAAGGTTTGTTAATTGGATTTGACAGTTTAGGAAGTCCAATAAGACAAACTCTCAGCAGAATTCAGtattatattgaaattcacattatttaaattgattggtTTTTGCAGGTCACCGGCAAGGCTGTAATGCTGGATGAGATTATTAACTATGTCCAATCACTGCAGCGGCAGGTTGAGGTATGGGGagaaaattccaaaaattccaattttcccttctttttcCACATTTGTTGCTCGTAAATGATACAGCGTACTGCCAATTTGTTTTCGATGTAGCATGGACACTTATATTtcctaaaaaattttgatgccAATTTGTTTTCGATATGGCATGGACACTTATATTTCctcaaaaattttgatgatgcATGGGTCGTGTACATTGCACTTGTGGTCTATGTCAATAAACCAGCATAATAACTTGTGGTTTATCGCATTAGCCCAGTGGCTTTGAGACTACCATAAATGATTAGTTAACTTCTTAGCAGAATATACTACTGTCTGAAACTTTTCATGGTTATTGATTGTGACCCATTTCTGTATCACTTCCTGTTTTATTTTCTCCAGTTTCTGTCAATGAAACTCGCAACGGTAAATCCGCGACTGGATTTCAACATAGAAGAGCTGCTAGCAAAAGATGTAAGTGATTTGGAGAGCATTTCAGTAATGCAAATTTCCTCGAGTATTCTTGCATTATCTTAGGTCTCAAGAATGTTTTCTTAAACAGGTGCTTCAATCACGAGCTGGTCCTTCATCTACTCTGGGGTTTTCTCCTGATATGCCTTTGGTTTATCCTCCAGTACATCAATCTCAAGCAGGACTCATGCATGGTGCTCTTCCTGGCATGGGGAACCCTTCTGACATACTTCGGAGAACTATTAACTCCCAGTTGACCCCAATGACTGGAGGATTCAAGGAGCCATCTCAGGTATCTTTCTATCCACAGTAAGATAATTATGAAGATGAGCTCCACAACCCACACCCCAATCCTTAATCTCAAGTGATGTAGTCTGCCTTTGTTTCTGGGTGATACAGTTGACCTTTCATTTGCTCTATTTGACTAGGTAGCCAATGTCTGGGAAGATGAGCTACACAATGTTGTCCAGATGAGTTATGGAACTAGTGCTCCCTCTGACAGCCAAGATGTAAATGGTATGATTTGTTAATTTcactattttcttattttccaaGTTTTTTGAGATTAATAAAGAGTTCTCTACAACATTTGCAGGGTCTACACCACCGGGTCATATGAAAGTTgaactttgataaatttttatttgttttatgccAATCGAACTGATACGGCCCCGTATATACCTTTGCATTACTGGCTTAAGATGACAGGAAAGCTCATGAGAGTTCCTTTATTGAATATGAAGGATATATAAGTAAACAAAGCTATTACCACGTTCCTACTTCATCGCTATTTGTTAATTGAGATGCTGCTGAGATGGTACCAGAACTTGGGAGGATCGGTTCATAAACGAAGCTGGGGATCATCTCTTAAGCCTCGAGGATCCTCAGGCATTATGATGCAGCAGTAACCttcttgtttttctgtttaaaCTATCAGTTGTGAAAAAGTGATGTCGTTCGTGGGAATAGAATAGCTTAGAACATGTCCCATGTCCGGATCAAAGAATGTATAGATTGATATTCCAATATCTCATGAGATAGGTTGTAAACTTGTGGACAAGCAGGAGTCTCATCTGATACGgatataatttacaaaatagcAGTGGAAGCCTCGAGTTCTTGTTCTGCTCAGAATTAAAAGttgtattttctaattatatcTACTATCCATGACCAATGTAATGCTATCCTTTTCCTGTTAGTCCCATCGCGCCAAAAATTGTTATCTGATCCAGCCTAGCACCCATTGAATAATAACATGTGACGTATTTGGATTGTTGTTCATGGGATTCTTCATTTGACTCTTCTTCCAACTCTTCATATCAAGAAGAATCCTGAAGAGCCTGAGCTTGGAACTTGTGCCTAAATCAAGAGTGCTTCAGTTTAGCCAGCTAT contains these protein-coding regions:
- the LOC102631489 gene encoding transcription factor bHLH49 isoform X1, translated to MDMSDKDKFVLEKRNDNPMDYHSPNMSSDWQFSGANLANAALNLVPTGNPLGVGSSSCSSAPMVDSFNQTIWDHPTNSQSLGYCNIDAQHNASSSNALGIRKGSSASLRSCIDRPLDIGWNPASSMIKGGIFLPNAPGMFPQSLSQFPADSAFIERAARFSSFSGGNFCDMMNTFGTPEPTGLYSRGRGMMQGPQEVFAGNGLKSLSRGQSQKNEMNVAEVSKDASLSVEHGASNGSTLKNERKGESLVNSHGEAKQGVGASGGDSDEAEFSGGGGQDEPSAVEGTGGEPSAKGLSSKKRKRNGQDIEFDQAKGGQSSGEAAKDNTENQRKGDHKPSSTGNKSAGKQGKQGSQTSDPPKEEYIHVRARRGQATNSHSLAERVRREKISERMKFLQDLVPGCSKVTGKAVMLDEIINYVQSLQRQVEFLSMKLATVNPRLDFNIEELLAKDVLQSRAGPSSTLGFSPDMPLVYPPVHQSQAGLMHGALPGMGNPSDILRRTINSQLTPMTGGFKEPSQVANVWEDELHNVVQMSYGTSAPSDSQDVNGSTPPGHMKVEL
- the LOC102631489 gene encoding transcription factor bHLH49 isoform X2; translation: MDMSDKDKFVLEKRNDNPMDYHSPNMSSDWQFSGANLANAALNLVPTGNPLGVGSSSCSSAPMVDSFNQTIWDHPTNSQSLGYCNIDAQHNASSSNALGIRKGSSASLRSCIDRPLDIGWNPASSMIKGGIFLPNAPGMFPQSLSQFPADSAFIERAARFSSFSGGNFCDMMNTFGTPEPTGLYSRGRGMMQGPQEVFAGNGLKSLSRGQSQKNEMNVAEVSKDASLSVEHGASNGSTLKNERKGESLVNSHGEAKQGVGASGGDSDEAEFSGGGGQDEPSAVEGTGGEPSAKGLSSKKRKRNGQDIEFDQAKGGQSSGEAAKDNTENQRKGDHKPSSTGNKSAGKQGKQGSQTSDPPKEEYIHVRARRGQATNSHSLAERVRREKISERMKFLQDLVPGCSKVTGKAVMLDEIINYVQSLQRQVEFLSMKLATVNPRLDFNIEELLAKDVLQSRAGPSSTLGFSPDMPLVYPPVHQSQAGLMHGALPGMGNPSDILRRTINSQLTPMTGGFKEPSQPMSGKMSYTMLSR